CAAAGTGATCTTAATCCATCAGTAGTAAAAAAAACGCAAAAAAATATTATAAAAAAATCATTAATAACTATAGCTATTAGTTCAGTAATTATTCTATTTTGTGGAACTTTAATGTTCGTAATGCAAGAAAATTTACTTGGCGCAGTGTTTATTGCTTTGGGTTCATTATTTTTAATAGTAATTATAATTTTGTCCAAAAAATCAGTGTTTTCTCAAAAAGAGTATAAGGTGTTTTTTGATTTTGATGAGGACTTAATAAAGATTACATCATTTGAAAATAATGAGATAGCTTCGGTTTCCAAAGTTTTTTATAAAGACTTAGAGAAGATTGAAGAAAGAGAAGATTATATTTTGATTTATATCAATAAAATTAATTATTTTATTTTGGAAAAATCAAAAATGGTCGAAGGCAATTTTTCTGAACTTCGTACTTTTCTTTATGGAAAACTTAATACCAAATATAAACTTATGTGTAAAGTTTAAAATTAATTTATGAATAAGCTGAATAAAAAATATCAGATTAGAAAAAAAGATATAATCAAAAAACCCAGCTTATAATCTGATCAGCAAACTCCATTCCTAGCTTTTTTTGAAGATTACATGAAGCTATATTAGATGTAAATATATGGGCATAGGGAATATGCCCGTTTTTTAATCTTTCACTTATCAAAAAGGCTTCCAAAGCATATCCAACACCTTTTTTTCTATACTCTGGCATAACTTCCAGCATCCCCATAGAGCCTTCGTCATGAACTCCTATAAAACCCATAATATCATTACCTGAAAAAGCTCCGAACATAGAATTGCTCTTAATGCGGTCAGTTATGTATCTAATGCTAGAACGGTTAGAATAGTTATCAAACACAAAATTAACATAATCTAATGTCAACGGCTTTATTTCAAAATCATATTGATTTTGCGGCGGAAAAGGTTTGGTATAAACCACCTGATAGCATTCTTTTTTGTGTTTAAATTTGAACTTTTCTTTAATTAACGGATAATAAAAATCCTGATGGATTACAGAACATCTATTTCGTTTGCACAAAGCAAGTATAGATTCAATATCCGCATCTTTTTCTAAGCTAATACAATAAACACGTCCCTCAAGATTATATATCACAACACCGTCGTTATTGGCATATACAATCTTTGCTTGATTATTATTAATACAGTCTATCATATCAGCATGAAGAAGCTGATTTTTATTCAAATATTCTAATGCTACTTGTTTTTTGTCCATACCATTATTCCAAAAATCGCCGAAAATTTTTCGGCGATTTTATATGCTTTATAATAGCTTTTCTAATAATTCATTAACAGTCTTAGGGTTGGCTTTTCCTTTAGTCGCTTTCATCGCTTGTCCGACAAAGAACGCTATTGCCTTTTTGTTTCCGTTTCT
This Clostridia bacterium DNA region includes the following protein-coding sequences:
- a CDS encoding YcxB family protein, coding for QSDLNPSVVKKTQKNIIKKSLITIAISSVIILFCGTLMFVMQENLLGAVFIALGSLFLIVIIILSKKSVFSQKEYKVFFDFDEDLIKITSFENNEIASVSKVFYKDLEKIEEREDYILIYINKINYFILEKSKMVEGNFSELRTFLYGKLNTKYKLMCKV
- a CDS encoding GNAT family N-acetyltransferase, encoding MDKKQVALEYLNKNQLLHADMIDCINNNQAKIVYANNDGVVIYNLEGRVYCISLEKDADIESILALCKRNRCSVIHQDFYYPLIKEKFKFKHKKECYQVVYTKPFPPQNQYDFEIKPLTLDYVNFVFDNYSNRSSIRYITDRIKSNSMFGAFSGNDIMGFIGVHDEGSMGMLEVMPEYRKKGVGYALEAFLISERLKNGHIPYAHIFTSNIASCNLQKKLGMEFADQIISWVF